In one window of Acidobacteriota bacterium DNA:
- a CDS encoding sugar transferase, producing MFSRHKQMIGVLYLLADSALALASFAVAFWVRARSITPQPLYSDANYVWIIPYAVFLWIAVGLATGSYREIQEENLLRTFWDPVKAAFLGTALLFATIFAFKLVYISRLLLALYAVILLLAMVAFRLAARRLGDPLRRTFGGYREFLLVGDAPAVAEVAKAIEANEKRGMRIFGFARIVPAAGNPQPESALRRQYPVYSLDQLPELVRRHVIDEVIFAAAKGDMEKIEDAFRLCEEEGVKTRVLLNFFPHVISRVYLDRLEEMPLLTFTTTPENEYLLLLKRTFDFTMALVLLAVLSPLLLVLAAIIRLTSKGQVFYRQVRCGLGGRKFMVYKFRSMHANADLRREELAALNEVDGPVFKIRNDPRCTAIGRFMRKFSLDELPQLVNILKGDMSFVGPRPPLPEEVEKYAGWQRRRLRMQPGLTCLWALEGRNQLNFRRWMELDMEYIDNWSPTLDLKILLKTIPVVLLGRGAS from the coding sequence ATGTTTTCCCGCCACAAACAGATGATCGGGGTCCTCTACCTGCTGGCTGATTCTGCGCTTGCACTCGCCAGTTTTGCGGTGGCGTTCTGGGTGCGCGCGCGGTCCATCACGCCGCAGCCGCTCTATTCCGATGCGAATTACGTCTGGATTATTCCCTACGCCGTCTTTCTTTGGATCGCAGTAGGTCTCGCGACAGGCAGCTACCGCGAAATTCAGGAAGAAAACCTTTTGCGGACCTTTTGGGACCCCGTCAAGGCGGCTTTTCTCGGCACTGCTTTGCTGTTCGCCACCATCTTCGCTTTCAAACTGGTCTACATCAGCCGCCTGCTGCTGGCGCTCTACGCCGTCATCCTTCTGCTGGCCATGGTCGCTTTTCGGCTGGCGGCGAGGCGGCTTGGCGATCCGCTCCGGCGCACTTTTGGAGGCTACCGCGAATTTCTTCTTGTGGGCGACGCGCCGGCCGTGGCTGAAGTTGCAAAGGCCATTGAGGCCAATGAAAAACGCGGAATGCGGATTTTCGGGTTTGCGCGCATCGTTCCGGCGGCTGGAAATCCCCAGCCCGAATCGGCCCTGCGCCGCCAGTATCCGGTTTATTCGCTCGACCAGTTGCCTGAACTCGTCCGCCGGCATGTGATTGACGAGGTCATTTTTGCCGCGGCCAAAGGCGATATGGAAAAAATTGAGGATGCATTTCGGCTTTGCGAAGAAGAAGGAGTGAAGACGCGGGTGCTGCTCAACTTTTTCCCCCACGTCATCTCGCGCGTTTATCTCGATCGCCTCGAAGAGATGCCCCTGCTCACTTTCACGACCACGCCGGAAAACGAATACCTGTTGCTGCTGAAACGCACGTTCGATTTCACCATGGCGCTGGTCCTGCTGGCAGTCCTTTCACCGCTGTTGCTGGTGCTTGCGGCGATTATCCGGCTGACATCGAAGGGGCAGGTGTTTTATCGGCAGGTCCGATGCGGCCTCGGAGGAAGGAAATTCATGGTTTACAAATTCCGCTCCATGCACGCCAATGCCGACCTGCGGCGCGAAGAGCTGGCCGCATTGAACGAGGTTGACGGCCCTGTGTTCAAGATCAGGAATGACCCGCGCTGCACCGCCATCGGGCGCTTCATGCGCAAGTTCTCACTCGACGAACTTCCGCAGCTCGTCAACATTCTGAAAGGTGATATGTCGTTCGTAGGGCCGCGCCCGCCGCTGCCCGAGGAGGTCGAGAAATACGCCGGATGGCAACGCCGCCGGCTGCGCATGCAACCTGGCCTCACTTGCCTGTGGGCGCTCGAAGGGCGCAATCAGCTAAACTTCCGCCGCTGGATGGAACTCGACATGGAATATATTGACAACTGGTCCCCCACGCTCGATTTGAAAATCCTGCTGAAAACCATTCCCGTGGTCCTGCTGGGCCGCGGCGCAAGCTGA